One segment of Marinobacter sediminum DNA contains the following:
- a CDS encoding aspartate aminotransferase family protein: MSSNALFYLTSNDMPLVSHADGIYIWDTTGRRYIDACSGAITCNIGHNHPTVKRAMVEQLDKVAFSYRTQFESQVALDLATRLVDLTDGELDKVFFVGSGSEAVESAIKLAVQYFVAKGQPERCKFVSLRPSYHGSTIGALGLTGYEPLEAPYRAITLGSVKVPSPDLYRYREASVEEHIASVLEQTENAILAAGPETIAALALEPVGGASTGGRMVTRAYMEGLRALCDRYGCLLIMDEVLSGMGRTGAWFAYQHFDVVPDIMALAKGLGSGYYPIAAMMARQELVDEVSRSGGFMHGHTYAGNPLACATALAVIGVMSSEQLVSNAVEQGAYLRQQLDQLALKYDCIGNVRGIGLLQGVELVQDKAGKRPFPASFNAFDKLTALAKARGLLIYPRRCLDGLEGDHVLITPPLTVTTTDIDDIIALLDDSLAAFEQVAREQAVCS, from the coding sequence ATGTCCAGCAACGCTTTGTTCTATCTGACCAGTAATGACATGCCGCTGGTCAGCCATGCCGATGGCATTTATATCTGGGATACCACAGGGCGCCGTTACATCGATGCCTGCTCTGGTGCCATCACCTGTAATATTGGCCACAATCATCCCACCGTAAAACGCGCCATGGTTGAGCAACTCGATAAGGTTGCTTTCAGTTATCGCACCCAGTTCGAAAGCCAGGTCGCGCTGGACCTGGCAACCAGACTGGTTGATCTGACCGACGGTGAGCTGGACAAAGTCTTTTTTGTCGGCAGCGGTTCAGAAGCGGTCGAGAGCGCGATCAAACTGGCGGTCCAGTATTTCGTCGCCAAAGGGCAGCCAGAGCGTTGCAAGTTTGTTTCGCTGCGCCCTTCCTACCATGGCAGCACCATCGGAGCACTTGGACTGACCGGGTATGAGCCCCTGGAGGCGCCCTATCGCGCGATCACTCTTGGCTCTGTCAAGGTGCCCTCGCCGGATTTGTACCGTTACCGGGAAGCCAGCGTTGAAGAACACATTGCGTCGGTGCTGGAACAGACCGAAAACGCCATTCTGGCGGCAGGCCCGGAGACCATTGCCGCCCTGGCGCTGGAGCCGGTTGGCGGTGCCAGCACCGGCGGACGCATGGTCACCAGGGCCTATATGGAAGGGCTGCGGGCTTTGTGTGACCGCTACGGTTGCCTGCTGATTATGGACGAAGTGCTCAGCGGCATGGGCCGTACCGGTGCCTGGTTTGCCTACCAGCATTTCGATGTGGTGCCCGACATTATGGCGCTGGCCAAAGGGCTCGGTTCTGGCTACTACCCCATCGCGGCCATGATGGCGCGTCAGGAGCTGGTTGACGAGGTGAGTCGCAGTGGCGGCTTCATGCACGGCCATACCTACGCCGGTAACCCCCTGGCCTGTGCTACGGCCCTTGCTGTCATTGGTGTGATGAGCTCGGAACAGCTTGTCAGCAATGCGGTAGAGCAGGGTGCCTATCTTCGTCAGCAACTTGACCAACTGGCTCTCAAGTATGACTGCATTGGCAATGTACGGGGCATCGGCTTGTTGCAGGGAGTGGAACTGGTGCAGGACAAGGCGGGAAAGCGGCCGTTCCCGGCATCGTTCAATGCCTTCGACAAGCTCACCGCTCTGGCCAAGGCCCGTGGCCTGCTGATTTATCCGAGGCGTTGCCTGGATGGCCTGGAGGGGGATCATGTGTTGATTACACCGCCCCTGACCGTCACCACTACGGACATTGACGACATAATCGCCCTGCTGGACGACAGCCTGGCTGCCTTTGAACAGGTAGCGCGAGAGCAGGCGGTCTGTTCATGA